The following are encoded together in the Erwinia sp. E602 genome:
- a CDS encoding cobalamin-independent methionine synthase II family protein — translation MSTFTPYRAEVVGSYLRPAAIKQARKQFEAGVIDAAELRRVEDQEIRKVVAKQRECGLQVVTDGEFRRAWWHFDFFDGLDGVERYEAEQGIQFNGVQTKARGVKVTGRLGFSNHPMLEDFRFLQSISGDAVAKMTIPSPSVLHFRGGRKVIDETVYPDLDVYFDDLAQTYRDAIKAFYDAGCRYLQLDDTVWAYLCSDDQKRQIRERGDDPQQLAETYARVLNKALEGKPDDLIIGLHVCRGNFRSTWISEGGYEPVAELLFGGVNIDAFFLEYDNERAGGFEPLRFIKPGRQQVVLGLITTKTGELETAESVEKRIAEAAKYVSLDQICLSPQCGFASTEEGNSLTEEQQWAKLQRVVEVAQRVW, via the coding sequence ATGAGCACCTTCACCCCGTACCGCGCCGAAGTCGTCGGCAGCTATCTGCGTCCTGCTGCAATCAAACAGGCGCGCAAGCAGTTTGAAGCCGGCGTGATTGACGCCGCCGAACTGCGCCGCGTGGAAGACCAGGAGATCCGCAAGGTAGTGGCAAAGCAGCGCGAATGCGGTCTGCAGGTGGTGACCGACGGTGAATTCCGCCGTGCCTGGTGGCACTTTGATTTCTTCGACGGCCTGGACGGCGTGGAGCGCTATGAAGCTGAGCAGGGCATTCAGTTCAACGGCGTGCAGACCAAAGCCCGTGGCGTTAAAGTCACCGGCAGGCTGGGTTTCAGCAACCATCCAATGCTGGAAGATTTCCGCTTCCTGCAGAGCATCAGCGGTGATGCCGTGGCGAAAATGACTATCCCAAGTCCGAGCGTGCTGCACTTCCGCGGTGGTCGTAAGGTGATTGATGAGACGGTCTATCCCGATCTGGACGTCTATTTTGACGACCTGGCGCAAACGTATCGGGACGCGATCAAAGCGTTTTATGACGCAGGCTGTCGCTATCTGCAGCTGGATGATACCGTCTGGGCCTACCTGTGCTCAGACGATCAGAAACGCCAGATCCGCGAGCGCGGTGACGACCCGCAGCAGCTGGCTGAGACCTATGCCCGGGTACTGAACAAGGCGCTGGAAGGCAAACCGGACGATCTGATTATTGGTCTGCACGTTTGCCGCGGTAATTTCCGCTCGACCTGGATCTCTGAAGGCGGCTATGAGCCGGTAGCTGAACTGCTGTTTGGCGGCGTGAACATCGACGCCTTCTTCCTTGAGTACGATAATGAGCGCGCCGGTGGTTTTGAGCCGCTGCGCTTTATCAAACCGGGCAGGCAGCAGGTGGTGCTGGGGCTGATTACCACCAAAACTGGCGAGCTGGAGACGGCGGAATCGGTGGAAAAACGCATCGCTGAAGCGGCGAAGTACGTCAGTCTCGACCAGATTTGCCTTAGCCCGCAGTGCGGCTTTGCCTCTACCGAAGAGGGCAATAGTCTGACGGAAGAGCAGCAGTGGGCCAAGCTGCAGCGGGTGGTCGAAGTGGCGCAACGCGTCTGGTAA
- a CDS encoding peroxiredoxin C, giving the protein MVLVTRPAPDFTAAAVLGNGEIVENFNFKKHTAGKATVVFFWPMDFTFVCPSELIAFDKRYAEFQKRGVEVVGVSFDSEFVHNAWRKTPVDKGGIGEVQYAMVADIKREIQKAYGIEHPDAGVALRGSFLIDKAGVVRHQVVNDLPLGRNVDEMLRMVDALQFHEEHGEVCPAQWEKGKEGMGASPEGVAKYLSENAAKL; this is encoded by the coding sequence ATGGTCCTGGTAACTCGCCCAGCCCCTGATTTTACTGCCGCTGCCGTACTGGGCAACGGTGAAATCGTTGAAAACTTCAACTTTAAAAAACACACCGCTGGTAAAGCCACCGTTGTGTTCTTTTGGCCAATGGACTTCACCTTCGTCTGCCCTTCTGAGCTGATCGCGTTCGACAAGCGTTATGCTGAATTCCAGAAGCGTGGCGTGGAAGTGGTTGGCGTCTCCTTCGACTCCGAGTTCGTGCACAACGCGTGGCGTAAAACCCCGGTTGATAAAGGCGGCATCGGCGAAGTGCAGTATGCGATGGTGGCCGACATCAAACGCGAAATCCAGAAAGCTTACGGCATCGAACACCCGGATGCAGGCGTTGCGCTGCGCGGTTCGTTCCTGATCGACAAAGCCGGTGTGGTTCGCCACCAGGTGGTTAACGATCTGCCGCTGGGCCGTAACGTTGACGAAATGCTGCGTATGGTTGACGCGCTGCAGTTCCACGAAGAGCACGGCGAAGTGTGCCCGGCTCAGTGGGAAAAAGGCAAAGAAGGTATGGGCGCATCGCCGGAAGGCGTGGCTAAATACCTGTCTGAGAACGCCGCTAAGCTGTAA
- a CDS encoding MBL fold metallo-hydrolase, whose protein sequence is MTLMTPPGLQSGDYSVVAISDGYLSASLDLLSGITCQDAAALQQQAGISDPSAVHINCYLLRGRGRTVLIDAGAGGINQWGGNLQVNLARAGVQPAEIDTILLTHAHPDHIGGLLNASGEAAFPGAELVIQQREVTFWQDDANLSRASQRARGNFLFARKVFDRYRQRTRTFNANEVLPGISGIPLPGHTAGHSGYRIESGNESLLVWGDIVHFPSVQIAHPAVSIAFDLDPQLAAETRLKLLDQACSEQLLIAGMHLDERGFTRIERRGNRWRMSA, encoded by the coding sequence ATGACCTTAATGACACCACCCGGCCTGCAGAGTGGCGACTATTCCGTTGTTGCCATCAGCGACGGCTACCTTTCCGCCAGTCTGGATCTGCTTTCGGGTATCACTTGCCAGGATGCAGCAGCCTTGCAGCAGCAAGCCGGCATCAGCGATCCCTCTGCCGTGCATATCAACTGCTATCTTTTGCGCGGCCGTGGCCGCACGGTGCTGATAGATGCCGGTGCAGGAGGGATTAATCAGTGGGGGGGCAATCTCCAGGTTAATCTTGCACGTGCTGGCGTACAACCCGCGGAGATTGACACTATTTTGCTCACCCACGCCCATCCTGACCATATCGGTGGGCTTTTGAATGCCTCAGGTGAAGCGGCGTTTCCCGGCGCTGAACTGGTGATACAGCAACGTGAGGTCACTTTCTGGCAGGATGACGCCAACCTGAGCCGGGCCAGCCAGCGGGCGCGCGGCAACTTCCTTTTCGCGCGTAAGGTGTTCGACCGCTATCGTCAGCGAACGCGCACCTTTAACGCTAATGAGGTTCTCCCCGGCATTAGCGGCATCCCCCTGCCGGGACATACTGCCGGGCATTCCGGCTATCGTATTGAGTCGGGTAATGAAAGTCTGTTGGTCTGGGGGGATATCGTCCACTTTCCTTCCGTTCAGATCGCGCATCCGGCGGTCTCAATCGCATTTGATCTGGATCCACAGCTCGCCGCTGAAACTCGCCTGAAACTGTTAGACCAGGCCTGTTCCGAACAGCTGCTAATTGCCGGGATGCATCTTGATGAGCGCGGATTCACCCGCATTGAGCGCAGGGGCAACCGCTGGAGAATGTCAGCATAA
- a CDS encoding histidine-type phosphatase: MITRHKFWPRLMIIAATGLASHAALAGDYVLEKVVEISRHGVRPPTPDNTKAMEAGSDRRWPGWLTADGELTGHGYAAAALKGQYEAAGWRQAGLLTAGCPQPGTLFVWASPMQRTRATAKALTDGAFPGCGVAVHSVAGDSDPLFQIDKMGLAPLDSAKALAGINAAMGGSVEQAQQRATADIARMKAAVCLPGTPCPVFDQPWSIKQGKDGRFDVKGLSTLSNMAETFRLAWSENIPAEQVAFGHVHSADEVARLMPLLTAKYDYTSDVPYIARRNGSVLMDQIAKALAQGVTPQQDAPPDVHWLLYVAHDTNISWLRTMLGFSWQLANYPRGNIPPAGSLVFERWRDGKSGQRFIRLYFQAQTLDQIRNLIPLNGPQALVRKEFTAQDCRLTDVGVLCPYQSMQKMINRSIDRSALTTVSYRSE; the protein is encoded by the coding sequence ATGATAACCCGACACAAATTCTGGCCGCGCCTGATGATAATCGCGGCAACCGGCCTCGCCAGCCACGCTGCTCTGGCGGGTGACTACGTGCTGGAAAAAGTGGTGGAGATCAGCCGCCACGGCGTGCGTCCGCCAACGCCTGACAACACCAAAGCGATGGAGGCCGGCAGCGATCGCCGCTGGCCGGGGTGGCTTACCGCCGATGGCGAGTTGACCGGCCACGGCTATGCGGCAGCGGCGCTGAAGGGGCAGTATGAAGCGGCGGGCTGGCGACAGGCCGGATTGCTGACAGCGGGCTGCCCGCAGCCCGGTACGCTGTTTGTCTGGGCCAGCCCGATGCAGCGCACCCGCGCCACCGCTAAAGCGCTGACCGACGGGGCCTTCCCCGGCTGCGGCGTGGCGGTGCACAGCGTGGCGGGCGACAGCGATCCGCTGTTTCAGATCGATAAGATGGGCCTGGCACCGCTGGACAGCGCCAAAGCGCTGGCCGGCATCAACGCAGCAATGGGCGGCAGCGTCGAACAGGCACAACAGCGCGCCACCGCAGATATCGCCCGCATGAAGGCGGCGGTCTGCCTGCCCGGCACTCCCTGCCCGGTGTTTGACCAGCCCTGGTCCATTAAACAGGGCAAGGATGGTCGCTTTGACGTTAAAGGACTCTCTACCTTGTCAAATATGGCAGAGACCTTCCGCCTGGCCTGGAGTGAAAATATTCCGGCTGAACAGGTGGCATTTGGCCATGTACACTCAGCTGATGAGGTTGCCCGCCTGATGCCGTTGCTGACTGCCAAATATGACTACACCAGCGATGTCCCCTATATCGCCCGGCGTAACGGCTCGGTGCTGATGGATCAGATCGCCAAAGCGCTGGCGCAGGGCGTAACCCCACAGCAGGATGCCCCGCCGGATGTACACTGGCTGCTCTATGTGGCACACGACACCAACATCTCCTGGCTGCGCACCATGCTCGGTTTCAGCTGGCAGCTGGCCAACTATCCGCGCGGTAATATCCCGCCAGCCGGCAGTCTGGTCTTTGAACGCTGGCGCGACGGCAAGAGCGGCCAGCGCTTTATCCGCCTCTACTTCCAGGCGCAAACCCTCGATCAGATCCGCAACCTCATCCCGCTTAACGGTCCGCAGGCGCTGGTCCGGAAAGAGTTTACAGCGCAGGACTGCCGGTTGACCGATGTCGGCGTGTTGTGTCCTTATCAGAGCATGCAGAAGATGATTAACCGCAGCATTGACCGCAGCGCACTGACAACGGTCAGCTACCGGTCGGAATAA
- a CDS encoding PstS family phosphate ABC transporter substrate-binding protein encodes MKTLFALLMLLFTPLTPAREGMLAGNLTSVGSDTLGNLMAVWGESFSRQYPGINVQIQAAGSSTAPTALAAGAAQLGAMSRPMQTAERQLFEDSYGYLPLAVPVALDALVVVVNQDNPLPGLNVEQLDAIFSVTRNCGSPTSPARWGDLQLTQPGWAARSLQRFGRNSASGTWGFFKQQALCNGDFRNDVGEYPGSAAVVQAVAGTLNGIGYASAGFHISGVKTVPVARSGSDWIAPTSDNIRSGRYPYARPLYIYVNKRPGKPLEPLTATFLRLALSAEGQAQVSQSGYLPLSEAQRRQALALLEP; translated from the coding sequence ATGAAAACGCTGTTTGCACTACTGATGTTATTGTTCACTCCGCTGACGCCGGCGCGCGAGGGGATGCTGGCCGGTAATCTGACCAGCGTAGGGTCAGACACCCTCGGTAACCTGATGGCCGTCTGGGGGGAGAGCTTCAGCCGTCAGTATCCGGGGATTAACGTGCAGATCCAGGCGGCGGGTTCTTCCACCGCGCCCACCGCGCTGGCGGCCGGGGCGGCGCAGCTGGGGGCGATGAGCCGCCCGATGCAGACCGCCGAGCGCCAGCTGTTTGAAGACAGCTACGGCTACCTGCCGCTGGCCGTGCCGGTGGCGCTGGACGCACTGGTGGTGGTGGTGAACCAGGACAATCCGCTGCCGGGGCTGAACGTTGAGCAGCTGGACGCGATCTTCTCCGTGACCCGCAACTGCGGTTCACCCACCTCGCCAGCCCGCTGGGGAGATCTGCAGCTGACGCAGCCGGGGTGGGCCGCGCGCAGCCTGCAGCGCTTTGGTCGTAACTCGGCTTCGGGCACCTGGGGCTTCTTTAAACAGCAGGCGCTGTGTAACGGTGATTTCCGCAACGACGTCGGTGAATATCCGGGATCTGCGGCAGTGGTGCAGGCGGTGGCCGGCACGCTGAACGGCATTGGTTACGCCAGCGCCGGTTTTCATATCAGCGGGGTGAAAACGGTGCCGGTGGCACGCAGCGGCAGCGACTGGATTGCGCCGACCTCTGACAATATCCGCAGCGGCCGTTATCCTTACGCGCGCCCACTCTACATCTACGTTAACAAACGGCCCGGCAAGCCGCTGGAACCGCTGACCGCCACCTTCCTGCGGCTGGCGCTGTCTGCCGAAGGGCAGGCGCAGGTCAGCCAGTCCGGTTATCTGCCCCTCTCCGAAGCCCAGCGGCGGCAGGCGCTGGCGCTGCTGGAACCCTGA
- the proY gene encoding proline-specific permease ProY — protein sequence MKNTNLKQGLSNRHIRFIALGSAIGTGLFYGSADAIKMAGPSVLLAYIVGGAVAYLIMRALGEMSVNNPQSSSFSRYANDYLGPLAGYITGWTYCFEILIVAIADVTAFGIYMGFWFPDVPQWIWVLSVVLVIGALNLATVKLFGEMEFWLSLFKVVTIILMILAGLGIIIWGIGNGGQPTGISNLWSNGGFFPNGWIGTLLSLQVVMFAFGGIEIIGITAGEAKNPEISIPNAVNTVPLRILVFYVGTLFVIMSIYPWNLVGTTGSPFVLTFQHMGIAGAAAILNFVVITASLSAINGDVFGVGRMLHGMAGQRQAPQAFTRVTRNGAPWLTVLTMMAAMLVAVGLNYLMPQKVFLAIASLATFATVWVWIMILFSQIGFRRSLNAEQRKALKFALPGGTPIAVVGILFLALIIGLIGYFPDTRISLYVGIVWIALLVLSWQWVKRRTA from the coding sequence ATGAAAAATACCAATCTCAAGCAAGGACTGAGTAACCGGCACATTCGCTTTATTGCGCTGGGTTCGGCAATCGGCACCGGGCTGTTCTACGGCTCAGCCGATGCCATTAAGATGGCCGGCCCCAGCGTGCTGCTGGCCTACATCGTGGGCGGCGCGGTGGCGTATCTTATTATGCGGGCCCTTGGCGAAATGTCGGTGAATAACCCGCAGTCCAGCTCCTTCTCGCGTTATGCCAACGATTATCTGGGGCCACTGGCCGGTTATATCACCGGCTGGACCTACTGCTTCGAAATCCTGATTGTCGCCATTGCTGACGTTACCGCGTTCGGTATCTATATGGGGTTCTGGTTCCCGGATGTACCGCAGTGGATCTGGGTATTGAGCGTGGTGCTGGTTATCGGAGCCCTTAATCTGGCGACGGTAAAACTGTTTGGCGAAATGGAGTTCTGGCTGTCGCTGTTCAAGGTCGTTACCATTATTCTGATGATTTTAGCCGGGCTCGGCATCATTATCTGGGGCATTGGTAACGGCGGCCAGCCTACCGGCATCAGTAACCTGTGGAGTAACGGTGGCTTCTTCCCTAACGGCTGGATCGGGACGCTGCTGTCGCTGCAGGTGGTGATGTTTGCCTTTGGCGGTATTGAAATTATCGGCATCACCGCCGGTGAGGCAAAGAACCCGGAAATTTCTATTCCCAACGCGGTCAATACCGTGCCGTTGCGTATTCTGGTGTTCTATGTCGGTACGCTGTTTGTGATCATGTCGATTTACCCGTGGAATCTGGTTGGCACCACGGGCAGCCCGTTTGTGCTGACTTTCCAGCATATGGGTATTGCGGGGGCCGCGGCAATCCTCAACTTTGTGGTGATTACCGCATCGCTGTCGGCGATTAACGGCGATGTATTTGGCGTTGGCCGCATGCTGCACGGCATGGCCGGGCAGCGCCAGGCACCGCAGGCCTTTACCCGCGTAACCCGAAACGGGGCGCCGTGGCTAACCGTGCTGACGATGATGGCAGCGATGCTGGTTGCGGTGGGGCTTAATTATCTGATGCCGCAAAAAGTCTTTCTGGCTATCGCTTCACTGGCGACCTTTGCGACCGTATGGGTGTGGATTATGATCCTGTTTTCCCAGATCGGTTTCCGCCGCTCGCTGAACGCAGAACAGCGTAAGGCGCTGAAATTTGCCCTGCCGGGCGGTACCCCTATAGCCGTGGTGGGGATCCTGTTCCTTGCGTTGATTATCGGGCTGATTGGTTACTTCCCGGATACCCGTATATCACTCTATGTCGGTATTGTGTGGATAGCGTTGCTGGTGCTGAGCTGGCAGTGGGTGAAGCGCCGTACGGCGTAA
- the brnQ gene encoding branched-chain amino acid transport system II carrier protein: MTHRLTSKDILALGFMTFALFVGAGNIIFPPMVGIQSGEHVWTAAIGFLITAVGLPVITVIALARVGGGIDALSSPIGKAAGLVLATVCYLAVGPLFATPRTATVSFEMGIAPLTGDGAMPLFIYSLIYFVLVIGISLYPGKLLDTVGHVLAPLKIIALAVLGVAALLWPAGGLAPANADYQRAAFSSGFVNGYLTMDTLGALVFGIVIVNAARSRGISEAKLLTRYTVIAGLIAGIGLTLVYLALFKLGSDSASIVDQTANGAAILHAYVQHTFGGMGSFFLAALIFVACMVTAVGLTCACAEFFEHLLPLTYRQLVFILGLFSMVVSNLGLSHLIQFSIPVLTAIYPPCIVLVLLSFTLNWWKKSVRIIAPTMLVSLLFGIVDAIKTTAFKELLPAFAQNLPLADQGLAWLPPSLAMLVLVAIYDRLSARQSVTAHQQ, from the coding sequence ATGACGCATCGTTTAACATCTAAAGATATTCTGGCTCTGGGCTTTATGACCTTTGCCCTGTTTGTCGGGGCCGGAAACATCATTTTCCCGCCGATGGTTGGCATTCAGTCCGGTGAACACGTCTGGACGGCAGCGATCGGCTTTCTGATCACCGCCGTTGGCCTGCCGGTCATTACCGTTATTGCGCTGGCGCGCGTGGGCGGCGGCATCGATGCCCTCAGCTCACCGATCGGCAAGGCTGCAGGCCTGGTACTGGCTACCGTCTGCTACCTGGCCGTTGGCCCGCTGTTTGCCACGCCGCGCACCGCCACCGTTTCATTTGAAATGGGCATTGCGCCGCTGACCGGCGACGGTGCTATGCCGCTGTTTATCTACAGTCTGATCTATTTTGTGCTGGTGATCGGCATTTCGCTCTATCCGGGCAAACTGCTGGATACCGTGGGCCACGTGCTGGCACCGCTGAAAATTATTGCGCTGGCGGTGCTGGGCGTAGCGGCGCTGCTGTGGCCAGCCGGTGGCCTTGCGCCGGCAAACGCGGATTATCAGCGTGCGGCCTTCTCCAGCGGCTTTGTTAACGGCTATCTGACCATGGATACGCTGGGCGCGCTGGTGTTCGGTATCGTTATCGTTAACGCTGCCCGTTCGCGCGGCATCAGCGAAGCGAAACTGCTCACCCGATATACGGTGATCGCCGGTCTGATCGCCGGTATCGGCCTGACGCTGGTCTATCTTGCCCTGTTTAAGCTGGGTTCTGACAGCGCATCAATCGTTGATCAGACCGCTAACGGTGCGGCGATCCTGCACGCGTACGTCCAGCATACCTTTGGCGGGATGGGCAGCTTCTTCCTCGCTGCGTTGATCTTTGTTGCCTGCATGGTGACCGCCGTCGGCCTGACCTGCGCCTGCGCTGAATTTTTTGAGCATCTTTTACCACTTACCTATCGTCAGCTGGTCTTTATTCTAGGCCTGTTCTCTATGGTGGTGTCCAACCTCGGGCTCAGCCATTTAATCCAGTTTTCCATTCCGGTATTAACCGCGATTTACCCGCCGTGCATCGTGCTGGTGCTGTTAAGCTTTACCCTGAATTGGTGGAAGAAAAGCGTGCGGATTATCGCACCAACCATGCTGGTAAGCCTGCTGTTCGGTATTGTTGATGCGATTAAAACAACGGCATTTAAAGAGCTGCTGCCTGCCTTCGCCCAAAATCTGCCGCTGGCCGATCAGGGTCTGGCCTGGCTGCCGCCTTCTCTGGCGATGTTGGTGCTGGTGGCGATTTACGATCGTCTGTCAGCCCGCCAGTCCGTTACCGCACATCAGCAATAG
- a CDS encoding LysR substrate-binding domain-containing protein: MRRKVPSNSSLIAFEAAARHGSFARAASELSLTEGAISRQISRLEKFLGVALFDRTGNRVRLLPGSERYAAQVRELLDRLERDSRYLMGQPGDSASLEIAVTPTFAMKWLIPRLPDFRRVYPQITVHLAERMAPFVLADSGFDAAIHFAHPAWTGMVSCPLIHEVLIPVCHPQLLVAGRESQELDRLPRLHRRQNPDAWQHYARETGIPLSHPAIGARFDLHAMLIEAALAGLGVALVPRLYVENELAAGTLVAPWPAASSVAKTFSLILPQAIELSSEPLKAFAQWLLNQQGIIPTGS, translated from the coding sequence ATGCGCAGAAAAGTTCCCAGCAACAGCTCGCTTATTGCCTTCGAAGCGGCGGCGCGACACGGCAGCTTTGCGCGTGCCGCCAGCGAGCTTTCTCTTACGGAAGGCGCGATCAGCCGGCAGATTTCCCGGCTGGAAAAATTTCTCGGGGTAGCGCTGTTTGACAGAACCGGCAATCGCGTGCGGCTGCTACCCGGAAGTGAACGCTACGCCGCGCAGGTGCGCGAACTGTTGGACCGTCTGGAGCGTGACAGCCGGTACCTGATGGGACAGCCCGGTGACAGCGCCAGCCTGGAGATCGCCGTGACCCCGACCTTTGCGATGAAGTGGCTGATTCCGCGTCTGCCAGACTTTCGGCGGGTTTATCCGCAAATTACTGTGCATCTTGCTGAACGCATGGCCCCCTTTGTGCTGGCCGACAGCGGATTTGACGCCGCAATTCATTTTGCGCATCCGGCCTGGACGGGAATGGTCAGCTGCCCGCTGATCCATGAGGTGCTGATTCCGGTCTGCCACCCGCAACTGCTGGTGGCTGGCAGGGAAAGTCAGGAGCTTGATCGACTACCACGCCTGCACCGGCGACAGAATCCTGATGCCTGGCAACACTACGCGCGGGAGACCGGCATCCCGCTGAGCCATCCCGCCATCGGAGCCCGCTTCGATCTGCACGCCATGCTGATCGAAGCCGCGCTGGCCGGGCTGGGTGTGGCGCTGGTGCCGCGGCTGTATGTGGAAAACGAGCTGGCTGCGGGGACGCTGGTCGCCCCCTGGCCTGCGGCAAGCTCAGTCGCCAAAACGTTCAGTCTGATCCTGCCGCAGGCCATTGAACTCAGCAGTGAACCGCTTAAGGCATTTGCGCAGTGGCTGCTGAACCAACAGGGGATTATTCCGACCGGTAGCTGA
- the phoB gene encoding phosphate response regulator transcription factor PhoB: MAKRILVVEDEAPIREMLCFVLEQNDYQPIEAEDYDSAVSLLIEPWPDLILLDWMLPGGSGIQFIKHLKREAMTRDIPVMMLTARGEEEDRVRGLEVGADDYITKPFSPKELVARIKAVMRRISPMAVEEVIEIQGLSLDPSSHRVMSDTQPLEMGPTEYKLLHFFMTHPERVYSREQLLNHVWGTNVYVEDRTVDVHIRRLRKALELTGHDRMVQTVRGTGYRFSARY, encoded by the coding sequence ATGGCTAAGCGCATTCTGGTAGTAGAAGATGAAGCCCCAATCCGCGAGATGTTGTGTTTCGTTCTTGAGCAAAATGACTACCAGCCAATCGAAGCTGAGGATTATGACAGCGCGGTCAGCCTGTTGATCGAACCCTGGCCCGATTTGATTCTGCTGGACTGGATGTTACCCGGCGGTTCCGGAATTCAGTTTATCAAACATCTTAAGCGTGAAGCGATGACCCGCGATATTCCGGTGATGATGCTGACCGCGCGCGGTGAAGAGGAAGACCGCGTGCGCGGGCTGGAAGTGGGCGCGGATGATTACATTACCAAGCCGTTCTCGCCGAAGGAGCTGGTGGCACGCATTAAAGCCGTGATGCGCCGCATCTCCCCGATGGCGGTGGAGGAGGTGATTGAAATTCAGGGGCTTAGCCTCGATCCCTCCTCGCACCGGGTGATGTCCGACACCCAGCCGCTGGAGATGGGGCCGACCGAGTACAAACTGCTGCACTTCTTTATGACCCACCCCGAGCGCGTCTACAGCCGTGAGCAGTTGCTAAACCACGTGTGGGGAACTAACGTTTACGTTGAAGATCGCACCGTTGACGTGCATATTCGCCGGCTGCGCAAGGCGCTGGAACTGACCGGGCACGATCGCATGGTGCAAACGGTTCGCGGAACAGGTTATCGTTTCTCTGCCCGCTATTGA
- the phoR gene encoding phosphate regulon sensor histidine kinase PhoR — MLERLSWKRLLLELLLASLPAVFIGLLTGWLPWLLLVSVLCVLGFHFNNLLRLSHWLWVDRSMTPPSGRGSWEPLFYGLYQMQARNRRRRRELGHLIKRFRSGAESLPDAVVLTTEEGTIFWCNGLAQQLLNLRWPEDNGQNILNLLRYPEFTRYLRQRDFSRPLTLILNNQRHLEFRVMPYTEGQWLMVARDVTQKHQLEGARRNFFANVSHELRTPLTVLQGYLEMMNDSVLEGSLRDKALHTMQEQAKRMDSLVSQLLTLSRIEAAPTLDLQEKVDVPLMLRILQREAETLSNGRHEIHFHTDPHLKVFGNDDQLRSAISNLVYNAVNHTPSGTQIDVSWLRTAQGPVFAVKDNGPGIAAEHIPRLTERFYRVDKARSRNTGGSGLGLAIVKHALSHHNARLDITSQPGKETCFSFQLPPRLIVTADRVENALG, encoded by the coding sequence GTGTTGGAACGCCTCTCCTGGAAGAGATTATTGCTTGAGCTGCTGCTCGCCAGCCTGCCCGCCGTTTTTATCGGGCTGCTGACGGGCTGGCTGCCCTGGCTGCTGTTGGTCTCAGTGCTCTGCGTGCTGGGTTTTCATTTCAACAATTTACTCCGGCTTTCCCACTGGCTGTGGGTGGATCGCAGCATGACGCCGCCGAGCGGGCGCGGCAGCTGGGAACCGCTGTTTTACGGCCTGTATCAGATGCAGGCGCGTAACCGTCGTCGCCGTCGCGAGCTGGGGCATCTGATTAAACGCTTTCGCAGCGGGGCGGAATCGCTGCCGGATGCGGTGGTGCTGACCACCGAAGAGGGCACCATTTTCTGGTGTAACGGTCTCGCCCAGCAGCTGCTGAACCTGCGCTGGCCGGAGGACAACGGGCAGAATATCCTCAACCTGCTGCGTTATCCTGAATTTACCCGCTACCTGCGCCAGCGCGATTTCTCCCGTCCTCTCACCCTGATCCTCAATAACCAGCGCCACCTTGAGTTCCGCGTGATGCCTTACACCGAAGGGCAGTGGCTGATGGTGGCCCGCGACGTGACCCAGAAGCACCAGCTGGAAGGCGCGCGGCGTAACTTCTTCGCCAACGTCAGCCACGAACTGCGCACGCCGCTGACGGTACTGCAGGGCTACCTGGAGATGATGAACGATTCGGTGCTGGAGGGCAGCCTGCGTGATAAGGCCCTGCACACCATGCAGGAGCAGGCGAAACGCATGGACAGCCTGGTCAGCCAGCTGCTGACGTTGTCGCGCATCGAAGCGGCGCCGACGCTGGATCTGCAGGAGAAGGTCGACGTGCCGCTGATGCTGCGCATCCTGCAGCGCGAGGCGGAAACGCTGAGCAACGGCCGCCATGAGATTCACTTCCATACCGACCCGCACCTGAAGGTATTCGGCAACGACGATCAGCTGCGGAGTGCGATCTCCAACCTGGTCTATAACGCCGTCAACCATACGCCATCCGGCACGCAGATTGACGTCAGCTGGCTGCGTACCGCGCAGGGGCCGGTGTTTGCGGTGAAGGATAACGGGCCGGGGATTGCCGCCGAGCATATCCCGCGCCTGACCGAGCGCTTCTACCGGGTGGATAAGGCGCGCTCGCGCAACACCGGCGGCAGCGGGCTGGGGCTGGCGATCGTAAAGCACGCGCTCAGCCACCATAACGCCCGGCTGGATATTACCAGCCAGCCGGGCAAAGAGACCTGTTTCAGCTTTCAGTTGCCGCCAAGGTTGATTGTTACCGCCGATCGGGTTGAGAATGCGCTGGGTTAA